In the Diorhabda carinulata isolate Delta chromosome 9, icDioCari1.1, whole genome shotgun sequence genome, one interval contains:
- the LOC130898234 gene encoding guided entry of tail-anchored proteins factor 1-like → MGITLLLVATALSFINVHSNLISKQLLKWLNRPSFKEKQLLSKKNDLKTQQSTISITENFVIYSKIQRQINKIDDELGECRVGKNSLTTHFGLTFGIKFLFSVILLMLSVYFRSTPIIILDKNIDLMPFNYLISYPNSGNAVSFHFWVMCSSAVANLIEL, encoded by the exons atggGAATTACATTGCTACTTGTAGCTACTGCTTTGAGTTTTATTAACGTACATTCTAATTTAATTAGTAAACAG TTATTAAAATGGCTTAATAGACCATCGTTTAAAgaaaaacaactactttctaAAAAGAATGATTTGAAAACACAACAAAGTACGATAAGTAttaccgaaaattttgttatatactCGAAAATTCAAAGgcagataaataaaatagatgacGAACTAGGCGAATGTAGAGTTGGAAAAAATAGCCTTACAACTCATTTCGGATTAACTTtcggaataaaatttttattttcagtaatattGCTCATGTTATCTGTTTATTTCAGATCGACTCCAATAATAATAttggataaaaatattgatttaatgcCATTTAACTATTTAATTTCGTATCCTAACAGTGGAAATGCAGTGTCTTTTCACTTTTGGGTTATGTGCAGTTCAGCTGTTGCAAACTTAATTGAATTATAG